One part of the Corynebacterium sp. CNCTC7651 genome encodes these proteins:
- a CDS encoding zinc-dependent metalloprotease, whose translation MSNGFGFSFPSDDRDDDRDRDRDRDRRDGDGGTNPFAAFGFGGANMPNDGGLGDVLNQFGQMLSGMGSSMNAQSAGDAVNFDMALRIARQRVGGTRSISAGDKKAVEESVKLADLWLDEATTLPAASAAATAWNADEWLSGTMSMWKRLVNPVADHMNRAQLDTMPAEAREMMGPMSGMMRQMNSMQFGMKLGHALGDLAQQALTGTDFGLPVAPRGVTAVLPSNVTAIAKDLDVPGQEVIVYTAAREAARQRLFQHVPWLVERLVSAVEEYAAGLEIDTSHIEEVARSLNLESGDPQQIQEALQRLQGEDLSPRVGSRNAAATSRLETLLALVEGWVDVVVGEALDGRIPSAPQLAEAWARRRATGGSAEQAFANVVGIELGAPKVREAAELWRRAENAVGVKRRDEVWDHPDFLPTAEHLDNPAAFIDTLLDDSEDTDLDAEFAKLEQELRENPEFKREDGDGKDDGREDGTEL comes from the coding sequence ATGAGCAACGGATTTGGATTCTCCTTCCCCAGCGACGACCGGGACGATGATCGTGATCGCGATCGTGATCGCGACCGCCGCGACGGCGACGGCGGAACCAACCCATTCGCCGCCTTCGGATTCGGCGGGGCAAACATGCCGAACGACGGCGGATTAGGCGACGTCCTCAACCAATTCGGGCAGATGCTTTCCGGCATGGGTTCTTCGATGAACGCCCAGAGTGCCGGAGACGCCGTGAACTTCGACATGGCGCTGCGCATCGCGCGCCAACGCGTGGGCGGCACCCGCTCCATCTCTGCCGGAGACAAGAAGGCCGTCGAAGAGTCCGTGAAGCTGGCGGACCTGTGGCTGGATGAGGCCACGACGCTGCCCGCCGCCAGCGCCGCCGCAACCGCGTGGAATGCTGATGAGTGGCTCTCGGGCACGATGTCCATGTGGAAGCGCCTGGTCAATCCGGTGGCAGACCACATGAACCGCGCCCAGCTGGACACTATGCCGGCGGAGGCGCGCGAGATGATGGGCCCGATGTCCGGCATGATGCGCCAGATGAACTCCATGCAGTTCGGCATGAAGCTGGGCCACGCGCTGGGCGATCTTGCCCAGCAGGCGCTGACCGGCACTGACTTCGGCCTGCCTGTCGCGCCGCGCGGTGTTACCGCTGTGCTGCCCAGCAACGTGACCGCGATTGCGAAGGATTTGGACGTCCCGGGCCAGGAAGTCATTGTGTACACCGCCGCGCGCGAGGCAGCGCGCCAGCGCCTGTTCCAGCACGTGCCGTGGCTGGTGGAGCGCCTGGTTTCCGCCGTGGAGGAGTACGCGGCGGGGCTGGAGATTGACACCTCCCACATCGAAGAGGTTGCCCGCAGCCTGAACCTGGAGTCTGGCGATCCGCAGCAGATCCAGGAAGCGCTGCAGCGCCTGCAGGGCGAGGACCTCTCCCCGCGCGTCGGTTCCCGCAACGCGGCGGCGACGTCCCGGTTGGAGACGCTCCTTGCGCTGGTGGAAGGCTGGGTTGACGTGGTTGTGGGCGAGGCGCTGGACGGCCGCATCCCGTCCGCCCCGCAGCTCGCGGAGGCGTGGGCGCGCCGCAGGGCCACCGGCGGTTCCGCGGAGCAGGCGTTTGCAAACGTCGTCGGCATTGAGCTGGGTGCGCCGAAGGTGCGCGAGGCGGCGGAGCTGTGGCGCCGCGCGGAGAACGCCGTGGGCGTCAAGCGCCGCGACGAGGTGTGGGACCACCCGGACTTCCTGCCCACCGCGGAGCACTTGGACAACCCGGCGGCGTTCATTGACACCCTGTTGGATGATTCGGAGGACACCGACCTGGATGCCGAGTTTGCCAAGCTGGAGCAGGAACTGCGCGAGAACCCAGAATTCAAGCGCGAGGACGGCGACGGCAAGGACGACGGCCGCGAGGACGGCACGGAGCTCTAA
- a CDS encoding PDZ domain-containing protein, whose amino-acid sequence MTEPDRVRSSRWSAVVWGAIPVAVLTALLSFDHIPGTNISLAVPYAAQGPGPMFDTLGEVKGEPVIAIEGAETDETSGTLNMTTVSVRTNMTLPQAIGRWIGAGDTLVPINQVLPPDLSHEEMREYNQRAFVSSEASATVAAMHYLGRPTQVVVHDVVEDAPAAGVLEPEDAILAIDGQEVATPSEVQQRVRAHGPGDTITVTLRRNGEERDAQVTLGASEDNEKQALLGILMTSEPADGVTVTYNLNDVGGPSAGMIFALAVIDLLSPGELTGGHVVAGTGTINDAGEVGPIGGITHKIAGARDAGVELFLAPEGNCADAQRVNTGEMVVAAVGSLDDAVKAMEDFSAGRAVAACPAK is encoded by the coding sequence GTGACTGAACCTGATCGGGTGCGCAGCTCGCGCTGGTCCGCCGTGGTGTGGGGTGCGATCCCCGTCGCCGTGCTCACCGCGCTGCTTTCTTTCGACCACATTCCAGGCACGAACATTTCGCTGGCTGTGCCGTACGCGGCGCAGGGCCCCGGCCCGATGTTTGACACGCTGGGGGAGGTCAAGGGCGAGCCGGTGATTGCCATCGAGGGCGCGGAGACGGATGAGACTTCCGGCACCCTCAACATGACCACCGTTTCTGTTCGCACGAACATGACGTTGCCGCAGGCCATTGGCCGGTGGATTGGGGCCGGCGACACGCTTGTGCCGATTAATCAGGTGCTTCCCCCGGATCTGAGCCATGAGGAAATGCGCGAATACAACCAGCGCGCGTTTGTCTCCTCGGAGGCATCCGCCACGGTCGCGGCCATGCACTACCTCGGCCGACCGACGCAGGTCGTGGTGCACGACGTCGTAGAGGACGCACCGGCCGCGGGCGTGTTGGAGCCGGAGGACGCGATTCTGGCCATTGACGGCCAAGAGGTGGCCACCCCGAGCGAGGTGCAGCAGCGCGTCCGAGCACACGGCCCCGGGGACACCATCACCGTCACGCTGCGCCGGAACGGGGAAGAACGGGACGCGCAGGTCACCCTCGGCGCCTCCGAAGACAACGAGAAGCAGGCGCTGCTGGGCATTTTGATGACCTCGGAGCCAGCGGACGGGGTCACCGTTACCTACAACCTCAATGATGTGGGCGGCCCCAGCGCCGGCATGATTTTTGCCCTCGCGGTGATAGATCTCCTCTCGCCGGGCGAGCTCACCGGTGGCCACGTTGTCGCAGGCACCGGCACGATCAACGACGCCGGCGAGGTCGGCCCCATCGGCGGCATCACCCACAAGATCGCCGGCGCGCGGGATGCGGGTGTGGAGCTCTTCCTCGCGCCGGAAGGCAACTGCGCGGACGCGCAGCGGGTGAACACCGGCGAGATGGTTGTCGCCGCGGTGGGCAGCCTGGACGACGCCGTGAAGGCGATGGAGGATTTCTCCGCGGGCCGCGCCGTCGCCGCGTGCCCCGCGAAATAG